In Legionella beliardensis, the following are encoded in one genomic region:
- a CDS encoding DNA recombination protein RmuC: MIGWQFTLTQGIIAILAFQCCLIIFFCRRLTTLREQTNVQFEKLQQLIIDELHQLQLDVQDSYQVHQQRILEQISQGQLANHQLINQTIQRAMTDVREQINHSFMQHAHSLTSHLQTLTEEIRGHLNSLTSQVNHKLTEGFEKTSSTFTDVVRRLTIIDEAQKKITELSSHVVNLQDILVDKRARGAFGEVQLANLIANMIPSSHYRMQHTLSNQKRADCILFLPEPTGHVVIDAKFPLETYQKLMGTEFNSVEKKLLHQQFRQDIQKHIKDIAEKYIIPNETTDGAVMFIPAEAIFAEIHANYPDVIALSQRLKVWLVSPSTLMAVLTTARAVLKDDATRKQVHIIQQHLQALAADFQRFEKRMDKLSKHIDLAHQDVGEVSISAKKITQQFQKIESVDLLAHEES; this comes from the coding sequence ATGATTGGATGGCAGTTTACACTGACACAAGGAATAATAGCTATTTTAGCCTTTCAATGTTGCTTGATTATTTTCTTTTGTAGACGCCTAACTACGTTGCGCGAACAAACTAATGTGCAATTTGAAAAATTACAACAGCTTATTATTGACGAATTACATCAACTGCAACTTGATGTACAGGATAGCTATCAAGTTCATCAACAGCGTATCTTAGAGCAAATCTCCCAAGGACAACTCGCTAATCATCAGCTTATTAACCAAACGATTCAGCGTGCGATGACTGATGTACGGGAGCAAATAAACCATAGTTTCATGCAACATGCACATTCACTTACATCCCACCTACAAACTTTAACCGAAGAAATACGAGGGCATTTAAATAGCTTAACTAGCCAGGTTAATCATAAGCTAACCGAAGGCTTTGAAAAAACCTCCTCAACATTTACTGACGTAGTAAGACGGCTCACTATCATTGATGAGGCGCAAAAAAAGATTACCGAACTCTCATCACATGTGGTCAATTTACAAGATATTTTAGTCGATAAACGGGCGCGCGGTGCTTTTGGTGAAGTACAACTTGCTAACTTAATTGCAAACATGATCCCCTCGTCTCATTATCGGATGCAACACACACTTAGCAATCAAAAACGCGCTGACTGTATTTTATTTTTACCTGAGCCTACCGGCCATGTAGTAATTGATGCTAAATTTCCCCTAGAAACTTATCAAAAATTAATGGGCACTGAGTTTAACTCCGTTGAAAAAAAACTCCTCCATCAACAATTTCGCCAAGATATCCAAAAGCATATAAAAGACATTGCTGAGAAGTATATTATTCCGAATGAAACAACCGATGGCGCTGTGATGTTTATTCCAGCAGAAGCTATTTTTGCTGAAATCCATGCTAATTACCCAGATGTTATTGCTCTATCACAACGACTTAAAGTTTGGCTTGTTTCACCTAGCACTTTAATGGCTGTTTTAACGACAGCACGTGCTGTCCTTAAAGACGATGCAACTCGTAAACAAGTCCATATTATCCAGCAACATTTACAAGCGCTTGCCGCCGATTTTCAACGCTTTGAAAAACGAATGGATAAACTCTCAAAACACATTGACTTAGCCCACCAAGATGTAGGTGAAGTATCTATTTCAGCCAAAAAAATAACCCAACAGTTTCAAAAAATTGAATCAGTTGATTTGTTGGCGCATGAAGAATCATAG
- the potA gene encoding spermidine/putrescine ABC transporter ATP-binding protein PotA has translation MTVPLIEIRQVYKSYGSALILNNISLSVFDGEFLTLLGPSGCGKTTLLRLISGFEQPSQGEIFINGQCVNLLPPQKRDVHTVFQSYALFPHLSVFDNVAFALQCRKVKASEINQRVKKALQLVQLETLADRNIKHLSGGQQQRVAIARAIVNRPQVLLLDEPLSSLDYRLRKSMQSELKQLQKTLNMTFIFVTHDQEEALSMSDRIVIFNHGHIEQIGTPRAVYENPANLHVAKFIGEANIFDIQVQASDNQQLTTKVENVNLTCKNTGDYQPGTRLHLVIRPEDIRVWSLSEVDDTAGMLPGRIVEIVYKGSTVDLKVALTSGKLINASEFFDEDDDKLEYSPNESVWVEWLPGWEVLLPYEG, from the coding sequence ATGACGGTACCGCTAATTGAAATTCGGCAAGTTTATAAATCTTATGGCAGTGCCTTAATCCTTAATAATATTTCTTTATCTGTTTTCGATGGTGAGTTTTTAACCCTTTTAGGCCCATCTGGCTGTGGTAAAACAACCTTGCTGCGTCTCATTTCAGGCTTTGAGCAACCAAGTCAGGGTGAAATTTTTATTAATGGGCAGTGTGTTAATTTATTACCACCACAAAAACGTGATGTCCACACGGTTTTTCAAAGCTATGCCCTTTTTCCTCATTTATCAGTATTTGATAATGTCGCCTTTGCACTCCAATGTAGGAAAGTTAAAGCCAGTGAAATTAACCAGCGTGTTAAAAAAGCACTACAACTTGTGCAATTAGAAACCTTAGCTGACCGTAATATTAAACATTTAAGTGGTGGGCAGCAGCAACGAGTCGCAATCGCTCGGGCCATTGTGAATCGACCGCAAGTATTATTACTTGATGAGCCCTTAAGTTCCTTAGATTATCGTTTACGTAAATCAATGCAATCTGAGTTAAAGCAATTACAAAAAACCTTGAACATGACATTTATTTTTGTCACTCACGATCAAGAAGAAGCCTTATCCATGTCCGATAGAATCGTTATTTTTAATCATGGCCATATTGAGCAAATAGGTACGCCCAGAGCAGTCTATGAAAACCCAGCCAATTTACATGTCGCTAAATTCATTGGCGAAGCTAATATTTTTGATATTCAAGTTCAAGCGAGTGATAATCAACAATTAACGACTAAGGTTGAAAACGTTAACTTAACTTGCAAAAATACCGGCGATTATCAGCCTGGCACCCGATTACATTTAGTGATTCGTCCAGAAGATATTCGGGTATGGAGCCTATCTGAGGTAGATGATACAGCAGGCATGTTGCCCGGGCGGATTGTGGAAATTGTTTATAAAGGATCGACTGTCGATCTTAAAGTGGCATTAACGTCAGGTAAGCTTATTAATGCGTCTGAATTTTTTGATGAAGACGATGATAAATTAGAATACTCGCCTAATGAATCGGTCTGGGTAGAATGGCTACCTGGTTGGGAGGTTTTATTGCCCTATGAAGGCTAA
- a CDS encoding ABC transporter permease yields the protein MIYYFIRRVLYALPILFGINLITFALFFMVNSPDDMARMQLGQKHIKPAAIAQWKEQHGYDLPLFYNDAKLGLQKLTQTLFFQKSLKLFAFDFGMSDAGRDISFDISHRMWPSLAIAVPILIFGMLVNIVFAMGMAFFRSTYLDLSGVVLCIILMSISSLFYIIGGQYIFGKILRWVPISGYDNGLDSLKFIALPILVAILSGIGAGSRWYRTLFLEEMNKEYVKTARAKGLSETRILFKHILKNAMLPILTGVVVIIPSLFMGSLILESFFGVPGLGSYIIDAIGQQDFAIVRAMVFLGSVLYIIGLILTDLSYIWADPRVRLN from the coding sequence ATGATTTATTACTTTATTAGGCGAGTGCTTTATGCACTACCCATTTTATTTGGTATTAATTTAATTACCTTCGCCTTATTTTTTATGGTTAATTCCCCAGACGATATGGCACGTATGCAGCTTGGCCAAAAACATATAAAGCCTGCTGCCATTGCTCAGTGGAAAGAGCAACATGGTTACGATTTACCTCTTTTTTATAATGATGCCAAGCTAGGCTTACAAAAATTGACCCAAACTCTTTTTTTTCAAAAATCACTTAAATTATTTGCATTTGATTTTGGTATGTCTGATGCAGGACGAGATATTAGTTTTGATATTTCTCATCGTATGTGGCCAAGCTTAGCTATTGCAGTACCCATTTTGATTTTTGGTATGCTAGTAAATATTGTTTTTGCCATGGGCATGGCTTTTTTTCGTTCCACTTACCTCGATTTAAGTGGTGTGGTGCTCTGCATTATACTCATGTCCATTTCAAGTCTTTTTTACATTATTGGTGGTCAATATATTTTTGGTAAAATCCTACGCTGGGTTCCTATTTCTGGTTACGATAATGGCTTAGATAGCTTAAAATTTATTGCCTTGCCAATATTAGTGGCAATACTAAGTGGTATAGGAGCAGGCTCCAGATGGTATCGTACTTTATTTTTAGAAGAAATGAATAAAGAATACGTTAAAACAGCACGAGCAAAAGGACTCTCTGAAACACGAATACTTTTTAAGCACATTCTAAAAAACGCGATGTTACCTATTTTAACTGGGGTCGTTGTCATTATCCCATCCTTATTTATGGGAAGTTTAATCCTTGAGTCTTTTTTTGGCGTACCAGGTTTAGGTAGTTATATTATTGATGCGATTGGGCAGCAAGATTTTGCTATTGTTAGGGCCATGGTTTTTTTAGGCTCTGTCCTTTATATCATTGGTTTAATTTTAACAGATCTCTCCTATATTTGGGCGGATCCACGGGTAAGGTTGAATTAA
- a CDS encoding MazG nucleotide pyrophosphohydrolase domain-containing protein — translation MNLLEKVLLLEQEAAQFGFRWDNAHQIMAQIKSECLEVSEHLPKLSDTSPSADLQEEIGDLLHAVFSLCVFCQFNPKDTLNLTLTKFERRLNAVKQIAGMRGLTNLEGHSFSELMEIWEQAKKIADS, via the coding sequence ATGAATTTATTAGAGAAAGTCCTCTTATTAGAGCAAGAGGCAGCACAATTTGGTTTTCGTTGGGACAATGCTCACCAAATCATGGCGCAAATTAAAAGTGAATGTCTGGAAGTCAGTGAACACTTACCTAAACTTTCAGACACTTCTCCTAGTGCTGATTTACAAGAAGAAATCGGCGATTTACTGCATGCAGTTTTTTCTTTATGTGTATTTTGCCAATTTAATCCAAAAGACACCTTAAATTTAACTCTGACTAAATTTGAGCGCCGACTTAATGCGGTTAAACAAATAGCAGGCATGCGCGGTTTAACTAATTTGGAAGGGCATTCTTTTAGTGAATTAATGGAAATTTGGGAGCAGGCTAAGAAGATAGCCGATAGCTAA
- the ligA gene encoding NAD-dependent DNA ligase LigA → MSVDKTLARMEALRQQIRLYDYHYYVLDEPLVPDIEYDRRFRELQLLENEFPQYITNDSPTQRVGTHPVTAFEPVAHRQPMLSLGNVFTREELQAFIKRVADRLKYSEQELLFTCEPKLDGLAVNLTYEQGILVHAATRGDGAVGENITTNIKTIAAVPLRLMVDNPPSFIEVRGEVYMPKAGFDALNQRARDHGEKTFANPRNAAAGSLRQLNPQITASRPLAIYYYGIGAYEGERLPDSHFGQLQLLQQMGFRVSPENKQAKGLEGCLTYYEAMAAKRLALPYDIDGVVYKIDSISQQQELGYVARAPRFACAHKYPALEEMTEITAVDFQVGRTGALTPVARLKPVNVAGVMVSNATLHNMDEIARKDILIGDTVIIRRAGDVIPEVVSVVKDRRPLTTIPITMPENCPVCGAKVVREEGEAVARCTGGLFCATQLKRTIWHFASRKAMAIDGLGKGIIELLVSTKLVKDVADLYQLNLEELIELPRMGKKSAENLLQAVEKSKQTTFKRFLYALGIREVGEVGAGVLAAHYPNITSLKNASLDELMLLKDIGPVAAQYIINFFAQAHNCEVIAKLINYGVHWPDTFQQEFDKKHPLYGKTVVLTGTLASMGRDEAKAKLEALGAKVTGSVSAKTNYVIAGSDAGSKLDKANQLGVFVLNEDELLQYLD, encoded by the coding sequence ATGAGTGTTGATAAAACGTTAGCAAGGATGGAGGCGTTACGCCAACAAATTCGGTTGTATGATTATCATTATTATGTGCTAGATGAGCCTCTAGTGCCTGATATTGAATATGATCGCCGTTTTCGAGAATTACAATTGCTTGAGAATGAGTTTCCTCAATACATCACTAATGATTCACCTACTCAACGTGTAGGGACACATCCAGTTACAGCCTTTGAGCCAGTAGCGCATCGACAACCTATGTTGTCTTTGGGAAATGTATTTACTCGTGAGGAATTACAAGCATTTATTAAACGGGTTGCAGATCGCTTAAAATATTCAGAGCAAGAGTTACTCTTTACATGCGAGCCTAAACTTGATGGGCTGGCCGTGAATTTAACCTATGAACAAGGTATTTTAGTTCACGCAGCGACTAGAGGCGATGGGGCGGTTGGTGAAAATATTACCACAAACATTAAAACCATTGCTGCTGTACCACTGCGCTTAATGGTTGATAATCCGCCTTCTTTTATTGAAGTTAGAGGTGAAGTGTACATGCCTAAGGCGGGTTTTGACGCACTTAATCAACGAGCACGCGACCACGGTGAGAAAACATTTGCTAACCCTCGTAATGCAGCAGCAGGCAGTTTACGGCAATTAAATCCTCAAATCACCGCCTCTCGACCTTTAGCAATTTATTATTATGGCATTGGGGCTTACGAAGGTGAGCGACTACCAGATAGTCATTTTGGTCAACTGCAATTACTGCAGCAAATGGGTTTTCGAGTATCGCCTGAAAATAAGCAGGCGAAAGGCTTAGAAGGTTGTTTAACGTATTATGAAGCAATGGCTGCTAAACGACTCGCTCTACCTTATGATATTGATGGCGTAGTCTATAAGATAGATAGCATCAGTCAGCAACAAGAATTGGGCTATGTCGCACGGGCACCGCGATTTGCCTGTGCTCACAAATACCCGGCGCTAGAAGAAATGACTGAAATCACTGCGGTCGATTTTCAAGTAGGGCGAACAGGCGCGCTAACCCCCGTTGCTCGTTTAAAGCCAGTTAATGTTGCCGGCGTTATGGTAAGTAATGCTACCTTACATAATATGGATGAAATTGCGCGTAAAGATATCTTAATTGGTGATACAGTCATTATTCGCCGAGCGGGTGATGTCATTCCTGAAGTTGTTTCAGTAGTAAAAGATAGACGACCTCTTACGACCATTCCCATTACAATGCCAGAGAATTGCCCAGTTTGCGGAGCAAAAGTTGTTCGTGAAGAAGGCGAAGCAGTTGCGCGCTGCACTGGCGGCTTATTTTGTGCGACCCAACTTAAGCGCACTATCTGGCATTTTGCTTCCCGCAAAGCGATGGCTATTGATGGATTAGGAAAAGGTATCATTGAACTATTAGTCAGTACAAAATTAGTTAAAGATGTTGCTGATCTTTATCAATTAAACTTAGAAGAATTAATTGAACTACCTAGAATGGGTAAAAAGTCAGCAGAAAATTTACTACAAGCCGTTGAGAAAAGTAAACAAACTACCTTTAAACGATTTTTATATGCGTTAGGTATACGCGAAGTCGGGGAAGTTGGAGCAGGTGTTTTAGCGGCTCATTATCCTAATATCACTTCCTTAAAAAATGCGAGTTTAGATGAGTTAATGTTGCTTAAAGACATAGGGCCTGTGGCTGCCCAATACATTATTAACTTCTTTGCCCAAGCACATAATTGTGAAGTGATTGCCAAGTTAATCAATTATGGGGTGCATTGGCCAGATACATTCCAACAGGAATTTGATAAGAAGCATCCTTTGTACGGTAAAACAGTCGTGCTAACTGGTACGCTTGCTAGTATGGGACGTGATGAAGCTAAGGCAAAACTAGAAGCACTTGGTGCTAAAGTGACAGGCAGTGTGTCAGCTAAGACAAACTACGTAATTGCCGGCAGTGATGCGGGCTCTAAGCTAGATAAAGCCAATCAGCTTGGTGTATTTGTTTTAAATGAAGACGAATTATTACAATATTTAGATTAA
- a CDS encoding DUF1517 domain-containing protein, which translates to MRSILSLIMIVFLSFGLVVNEAAAKRFGGGRAIGFPRSTSSYNKASPKQSYVKQNTASRWRSGLTGFLLGGLLASLFFGHGFGSALFSWLILIGLALVIVRLFRRPRNHNNPRDWH; encoded by the coding sequence ATGCGTTCGATTCTTTCATTAATAATGATTGTGTTTCTCTCGTTTGGCTTGGTTGTTAATGAAGCAGCAGCTAAGCGATTTGGCGGTGGCCGTGCCATAGGATTTCCTCGTTCAACGAGTTCTTATAATAAAGCATCACCGAAGCAATCTTATGTCAAGCAAAATACAGCAAGCCGGTGGCGAAGTGGGTTAACAGGTTTTTTACTCGGTGGATTATTAGCTAGCCTTTTCTTTGGGCACGGGTTTGGCAGTGCTCTTTTTTCATGGTTGATATTGATAGGACTCGCGTTAGTTATAGTACGCTTATTTCGCCGGCCACGTAATCACAATAACCCACGGGATTGGCACTAA
- a CDS encoding ABC transporter permease: MIDLFWTDQWFLFLLSVGFIFLLVSLRKEPVRRSWRYLFYNPIAVSAGIILFFFLSIGILDSIHIRTVDAEDNGVVVSVLDKLIAPVGQMYEKTYSAPLALTLYSTETAIINGQAKQIYPRLKYVPSNIKTFEAKQQLIFYLLNKAFLQSLIVFGILVILGWLLHWLLFAKRKINFNASLNCGLITLFICLFFLLSSYWLSRNFHLFGTGKIGQDIFYYTIKSIRTGLIIGTLTTLFMLPFAVILGIAAGYFGGIIDDVIQYIYTTLSSIPGVLLITASVLSMQTYIANHPEQFATLEESADARLFALCLILGITSWTSLCRILRAEALKLREIDFVLAAKALGSSAWRILYKHLLPNVMPIVLINLVLDFSFLVLAEAVLSYVGVGVSPMTISWGNMINGARLELAREPIVWWPMMAAFLFMFILVLASNLFADAVREAFDPHRVQGKNV; the protein is encoded by the coding sequence ATGATAGATTTGTTCTGGACCGATCAATGGTTTTTATTTTTGTTAAGTGTAGGTTTTATTTTTTTATTAGTTAGCCTACGCAAAGAACCCGTTAGGCGCTCCTGGCGTTATTTATTTTATAATCCTATCGCGGTAAGCGCAGGGATTATTTTATTCTTTTTTCTAAGCATTGGTATTTTAGATTCCATTCACATTCGTACAGTTGATGCAGAAGATAATGGCGTGGTAGTTTCTGTTCTAGATAAATTGATTGCACCGGTTGGGCAAATGTATGAAAAAACATACTCAGCACCTTTAGCACTAACATTATATAGTACTGAAACTGCCATTATTAATGGGCAAGCTAAACAAATTTATCCACGTTTAAAGTATGTGCCAAGCAATATTAAAACGTTTGAAGCGAAACAACAGCTTATTTTTTATTTATTAAATAAAGCATTTCTGCAAAGCTTAATTGTGTTTGGTATCTTAGTAATACTGGGCTGGTTATTGCATTGGTTATTGTTTGCAAAGAGAAAGATTAATTTTAATGCAAGTCTTAATTGTGGCTTAATTACCTTATTTATTTGCCTCTTTTTTTTATTGTCTAGCTACTGGTTATCACGAAACTTTCATCTTTTTGGTACCGGAAAAATTGGCCAAGATATTTTTTATTATACGATTAAAAGTATTAGGACTGGCCTTATTATTGGTACATTAACCACGCTATTTATGCTGCCTTTTGCAGTCATACTTGGCATCGCTGCTGGCTATTTTGGCGGTATCATCGATGATGTTATTCAATACATTTATACCACGTTAAGTTCTATACCAGGGGTATTACTGATTACCGCCTCGGTGTTATCGATGCAAACTTATATTGCTAATCATCCTGAACAATTTGCAACCCTTGAAGAAAGTGCCGATGCTAGGCTTTTTGCATTGTGTTTAATCTTAGGAATTACTAGCTGGACTAGTTTATGCCGTATTCTGCGAGCCGAGGCATTGAAGCTTCGGGAAATTGATTTTGTCTTAGCTGCAAAAGCATTAGGTAGTAGCGCTTGGCGAATTCTTTATAAACATTTATTGCCCAATGTAATGCCCATTGTATTAATTAATTTGGTATTGGATTTTAGTTTTTTAGTATTAGCAGAAGCCGTTTTATCTTATGTTGGTGTTGGTGTATCGCCCATGACGATTAGTTGGGGAAATATGATTAATGGTGCGCGCTTAGAATTAGCACGTGAGCCTATCGTATGGTGGCCGATGATGGCAGCTTTTCTATTTATGTTTATTTTAGTGCTCGCTAGTAATTTATTTGCTGATGCAGTTCGCGAGGCATTTGATCCGCATCGTGTTCAGGGGAAAAACGTCTAA
- a CDS encoding ABC transporter permease translates to MKAKSVSLYLLYGWLILFSFIPLLFILIASFLTNDSTNLVALPVTFANYLSLFTPVFAKIFFRSLAIAFIATGLCLILAYPFSYLLIKSKHQSVLLLLIIIPFWTSSLIRTYALIAILKYKGVINALLLKFHLIHVPLNLLYSNFAVISGLVYNLFPFMVLPIFTNMERFDFRLIEAAKDLGASKWAIFTRVFLPNTAPGILAGCLFVLLPAMTLFYIPNILGGARSILLGNLIQNQFLVIENWPQGAATSVILTLLLLILLAFYRHKSSEVIK, encoded by the coding sequence ATGAAGGCTAAATCAGTTTCACTTTATTTATTATATGGTTGGCTAATCCTTTTTAGCTTTATTCCATTATTATTTATTTTAATTGCAAGTTTTTTAACAAATGACAGTACAAACTTAGTTGCTTTGCCTGTTACCTTTGCTAACTACCTTAGTTTATTTACACCTGTCTTTGCTAAAATCTTTTTCCGCTCGTTAGCAATTGCCTTCATTGCGACTGGCCTTTGTCTTATATTGGCTTACCCTTTTAGCTATCTACTTATTAAATCCAAACACCAATCTGTTTTACTGTTGTTAATTATTATTCCATTTTGGACTAGCTCTTTAATTAGAACTTATGCACTTATTGCAATTCTTAAGTACAAAGGGGTGATTAATGCTCTATTACTTAAATTTCATCTTATTCATGTGCCACTCAATCTACTTTACTCTAACTTTGCGGTAATTAGCGGACTCGTTTATAACTTATTTCCATTTATGGTTTTACCTATTTTTACTAACATGGAGCGCTTTGATTTTCGCTTAATTGAAGCTGCAAAAGACTTAGGTGCAAGTAAATGGGCTATCTTTACGCGTGTTTTCTTACCCAACACCGCACCAGGAATTTTAGCAGGTTGTTTATTCGTGTTATTACCGGCCATGACGTTATTTTATATTCCTAATATTTTAGGTGGCGCTCGTTCTATTTTGTTAGGCAATTTAATTCAAAATCAATTTTTAGTCATTGAGAATTGGCCGCAGGGTGCGGCAACAAGCGTTATTTTAACCTTACTGTTATTAATTTTATTAGCTTTTTATCGTCATAAAAGCAGTGAGGTTATTAAATGA
- a CDS encoding ABC transporter substrate-binding protein, producing MAKQHLTGSFVFVLLIACKSYALSWVFNNPYPNEQSTQRIYYSSFNEQPKTLDPARSYSSNEYQFISQIYEPILQYDYFKRPYQLIPLTAVNMPSIRYVNAQLQPVEQGSADIAYSIYTISIKPGILYQPHPALAKDKQGQSLYLNLSSDYLDEHDITQLADFPLTGTRELLADDYIYQIKRLANPAVNSSIYGLMSDHIVGFREFASTLPTTHTFIDLRNYTLSGVRKINNYTFEITIKGQYPQFIFWLAMPFFAPLPWEADKFYSQAGMDDKNLSFDWYPIGTGPFMLTENNPNKQMILAKNPNFHNEYFPAHASAEDRQVGYAHSAGKKLPLIDEAIYTLEKEAIPRWNKFLQGYYDLSGISTDSYAQAIQINAAGKPSLSADMQAKKLHLTTTIDPSIYYVGFNMLDPIVGGKSERARKLRQAISIAVHYEENIAIFFNGRGIAAQGPIPPGIFGYKEGKDGINPYVYHWHSEKAKRRTIKEARELMKQAGYPNGRDKKTGRALILHYDVPITGGPDDKSQLDWMRKQFAKLGIDLNIRATQYNRFQEKMRNGNAQIFSWGWNADYPDPENFLFMLYGGNGKVLHGGENAANYDNPKYNQLFNLMKNRPNDAERQKLIDEMVEIVRHDAPWIWGMNTETFLLTQQWMSLTKPNTISLNSLKYIAVDVPLRNQMRLNWNKPIIWPLLAILLLFLVLIILPLFIVYKRMEQQRAKRMNL from the coding sequence TTGGCAAAACAGCATCTAACAGGAAGTTTTGTTTTCGTTTTGCTTATCGCTTGTAAGAGTTATGCTTTAAGTTGGGTGTTTAATAACCCTTATCCTAATGAGCAATCAACACAAAGAATTTATTATTCTTCGTTTAATGAACAGCCCAAAACGCTAGACCCAGCACGTTCTTATTCAAGTAATGAATACCAATTTATTTCGCAAATATATGAGCCTATTTTGCAGTATGATTATTTCAAAAGGCCTTACCAACTTATACCTCTGACCGCAGTTAATATGCCATCTATTAGGTATGTTAACGCACAATTACAACCAGTCGAGCAAGGCTCTGCTGATATTGCTTATAGTATTTATACTATATCTATTAAACCAGGTATTTTGTATCAGCCACATCCAGCATTAGCAAAAGACAAACAAGGCCAGTCTCTTTATCTTAATTTATCTAGCGATTATTTAGATGAACATGACATTACGCAATTGGCAGATTTTCCGCTGACAGGAACACGTGAATTACTCGCTGATGATTACATTTATCAAATTAAACGATTAGCAAATCCAGCCGTTAATTCCTCTATTTATGGTTTAATGAGTGATCATATTGTCGGTTTTCGTGAATTTGCCTCTACATTACCTACTACCCATACGTTTATTGATCTTAGAAACTATACATTAAGTGGTGTGCGAAAAATAAACAACTATACATTCGAAATTACTATTAAAGGTCAATACCCACAGTTTATATTTTGGCTCGCCATGCCATTTTTTGCGCCTCTGCCTTGGGAAGCTGATAAGTTTTACAGCCAAGCAGGTATGGATGATAAAAATTTAAGCTTTGATTGGTATCCTATTGGTACTGGCCCCTTTATGCTTACTGAGAATAATCCTAACAAACAAATGATTCTAGCTAAAAATCCTAATTTCCATAATGAATATTTTCCGGCGCATGCGAGTGCTGAAGATAGACAAGTAGGTTATGCTCATTCAGCAGGTAAAAAATTACCGCTTATTGACGAAGCCATTTATACATTAGAAAAAGAAGCGATTCCCAGGTGGAATAAATTTTTACAAGGTTATTATGATTTATCAGGTATTAGTACCGATAGTTATGCGCAAGCTATTCAAATTAATGCTGCAGGTAAACCTAGTTTAAGTGCAGATATGCAAGCTAAAAAATTGCATTTAACCACGACCATTGATCCCAGCATTTATTATGTTGGATTTAATATGTTAGATCCCATTGTTGGCGGTAAGAGCGAGCGGGCACGTAAGCTTAGGCAAGCCATCTCCATTGCTGTTCATTATGAAGAAAATATTGCTATTTTTTTTAATGGTCGAGGTATTGCTGCTCAAGGACCAATTCCACCAGGAATATTTGGTTATAAAGAAGGAAAAGATGGCATTAATCCTTATGTGTACCATTGGCATAGTGAAAAAGCAAAAAGACGCACTATTAAAGAAGCTAGGGAATTAATGAAACAAGCGGGTTACCCAAATGGCCGTGATAAAAAAACAGGAAGGGCGTTAATCTTACACTATGATGTACCTATTACTGGTGGGCCAGATGATAAATCCCAATTAGATTGGATGCGCAAACAGTTTGCCAAACTTGGTATTGATTTAAATATTCGTGCCACACAATATAATCGCTTTCAAGAAAAAATGCGCAATGGAAATGCACAAATTTTTAGTTGGGGTTGGAATGCTGATTACCCTGATCCAGAAAATTTTCTCTTCATGCTCTATGGCGGTAATGGTAAAGTGTTACATGGCGGAGAGAATGCAGCAAATTATGATAATCCTAAATATAATCAATTGTTTAATTTAATGAAAAATCGTCCTAATGATGCTGAGCGACAAAAGTTAATTGATGAGATGGTTGAAATTGTGCGACATGATGCCCCTTGGATTTGGGGAATGAATACGGAAACATTTCTTCTTACGCAACAGTGGATGTCTTTAACTAAGCCAAACACCATAAGTTTAAATTCATTAAAATATATTGCCGTTGATGTGCCTTTACGCAATCAAATGAGGCTTAACTGGAATAAACCTATCATATGGCCGCTGTTAGCTATATTACTGCTTTTTTTAGTGCTTATTATATTGCCTTTGTTTATAGTTTATAAGCGAATGGAACAACAGCGTGCTAAGAGAATGAATCTATGA